The genome window GGCGAGCGCGTCCGCCGTGGACCGTATGAGATCGCGTCTGCCGTCGCCGTCGAAATCGACGCCATATTGCAGATAGGAGGAAGGCATGAATTGCGTCTGGCCGATTTCTCCGGCCCAGTCGCCGCGCATTTGCGCCGGGGACATGTCGCCGCGCTCGACGATTCTCAGCGCGTGATTCAGCTCTTCATGAAATTGCGCGGAGCGCCTGCAGTCATAGGCGAGCGTCGCGAGCGCCTGCATCGTCCTGAAGCGCCCATTGTCGGCGCCAAAGCCCGTTTCCAGACCCCAAATCGCCACGAGCACCGCTCCGGGAACGCCATAGCGCGCCTCGATCCGTGCGAGCAGGGCCGCGTGCCGCTGAAGCAGCGCCCGCGCCTTGTTCAAGCGCGCGGGCGTCACCAGACGACTCGAAAACTTCTCGAAACTTAGGTGAAAAATCCTCTGTCCGCGGTCGCGGCCAATCACCGCGTGATCATAGGTTACGCCAGTCAGCGCGGCGTCGAGCGTCCGTTGCGAAACTCCTTGCGCCGCGGCGTCGCGTTTCACCTCATCGAGCCATTGGCGAAAACCGGCCTCCGACGATCCGCAGGGCGCGGCGCGCGCCGATCCGGCGCAAGCGCCCAAAGT of Methylocystis sp. SC2 contains these proteins:
- a CDS encoding lytic transglycosylase domain-containing protein → MNRLSISAKAWSALLAASALTLGACAGSARAAPCGSSEAGFRQWLDEVKRDAAAQGVSQRTLDAALTGVTYDHAVIGRDRGQRIFHLSFEKFSSRLVTPARLNKARALLQRHAALLARIEARYGVPGAVLVAIWGLETGFGADNGRFRTMQALATLAYDCRRSAQFHEELNHALRIVERGDMSPAQMRGDWAGEIGQTQFMPSSYLQYGVDFDGDGRRDLIRSTADALASTANFLKGKGWRSGAGWNEGEPNFAILLEWNQARVYVKTIALLATKLTGAP